Part of the Candidatus Zixiibacteriota bacterium genome is shown below.
TAGAATGCAGAGAGCTTCTTCTCTAATCTGCCATGAAGGCCATCGAGAGTGAGTCCGTAACAGACAACTTCACCGACTTTGGGGATGAATACCCTGCCCTCGCGATTCACTGTGAGGCTCAGTTCCAGATCGACCCTGCCCCAGATACTCACCAGCAGGTTATCACCTGGACCGATTTCGTAATCTGGAGGGACAGTCGCAATCTCGGGTGGTGCGAAATTCGCCGATCGCTCTGTGAACATGTCGTAACCAAACGGCTGCAGATCGCCCCAGATATCAGTCGGACTAGAGGAGGTGACCTGAGCCCCACCTGAAGCGGCCGGTTCGGTTGCCACCATCCCACCCTGATCTGCGATTGTACTCTCGTAGATTTCCGGTGAAGTATATGACTCCACTGATTCAGTACCACTGGCTTTTTTCGATCTCATGTACTGTTCGTAGGCCTGCTTCTTCTCGTCCATTGACTGAGCATGTACCAGGCTACAGAAAGTGACCGCGAGTATCGCTCCAAGAACGCAAAGACTTGTCTTCTTCATAATTCCTCTTCCTTAATTCAATTTGAGGACACGTTTTTCCAATGGTGCTTGAGGCACGTTTCGTGCCGCGAGGGATAAACTACGGTAAGTCGTTACTACGCATTTAATTAAGACGTAAGGGAGATGGCGGAGAGATTGCTGTTAGCGGAAAATACTACCTATCCAGTTGTCAATTCTTTCCGTGCCCGATGAAATCGATTCTGGTAAAGGCTTCTGCGGGTGATAGCAGCTTCGTATGCAGAAGTTTGGATGCCTTGGTGACATCGACACCTGCTTTCAATGGACGTACTGCCTTTCGATTGAGCAATGCGAGTGGCACCGCCTGCACAAGCTGCCGAGGGAATCTATATTCATGTGCCATAGATAATGCGAAATCGTAACGTGACAGATATTGGCTTCCTGCAATATTCATAATACCTGCCAGCCCTTGCTCGACTGCCTCCAAAATTGCAGCCGACAGATTAAGCGTCCATATCGGATTGCAGTAGAGGTCTGAAGCTACTTTGACCGACTCGCCGGACTTAAGACGGCCGTAGACAGCCGTGAAGAGATTAGCCTTGCCGTGATCTTCATTATCGAACAGTGCGCTGGTTCTCACAATAAGGCTTTCGCCATTGAATTTACTCACGAGCTGCTCTGCAGCAAGCTTGGTACGACCATAGACATTCAGCGGGTTTGGAACCGCTTCCTCGGGATAGGGACCATTCCTGCCATCGAATAAGTAATCTGTGGATATCTGGACGAATCGCGTCTTATCATGCTTTATTGCGTCGATCAAGTGCGCAACAATGTCGCAATTGACCTTGCTGGCGAGAATCTGCTTCTCTTCGCATGCATCGACATCGGTCATGGCGGCGGAGTTGATGACGACATCGGGTTCAAAATCGTGCACGAGTCTGCTGACCGAGA
Proteins encoded:
- a CDS encoding SDR family oxidoreductase — protein: MGHSDLRIMVTGAAGLLGLRLTTLLLDKFHVIAVTHEHDFPGSITAKLQTVKCDLTDRVSVSRLVHDFEPDVVINSAAMTDVDACEEKQILASKVNCDIVAHLIDAIKHDKTRFVQISTDYLFDGRNGPYPEEAVPNPLNVYGRTKLAAEQLVSKFNGESLIVRTSALFDNEDHGKANLFTAVYGRLKSGESVKVASDLYCNPIWTLNLSAAILEAVEQGLAGIMNIAGSQYLSRYDFALSMAHEYRFPRQLVQAVPLALLNRKAVRPLKAGVDVTKASKLLHTKLLSPAEAFTRIDFIGHGKN